In Reichenbachiella agarivorans, one genomic interval encodes:
- a CDS encoding M1 family metallopeptidase, producing MKYIKALIILLLPVMATAQERWQQRVEYKMEIDMNAEANQFTGVQKLKYFNNSPDTLSRVYFHLYYNAFQPGSMMDVRSRTLPDPDRRVGDRIYKLKDDEIGYQKIQSLKQDGKKLSYTIDGTIMIVDLKKPILPNSTTEFDMSFEAQVPLQVRRTGRDNSEGIRLSMAQWYPKMAEYDRSGWHTHPYIAREFYAPWGDFDVKISIDSAYTVAATGLLQNADQIGKGYSDAKSSAKKLTYHFKAENVHDFVWAADQDYAHDIVKMRDGLEFHYFYQKDTLVETWKEMQTYIQKALPFIEKNFGAYAYPTYSVIQGGDGGMEYPMATLITGHRKLGSLVGVTVHEMMHSWYQMMLATNESYYAWMDEGFTTYASNLTEDYLFNPQYPAMNPHAANMKGYQRLVEAGKEEPMTTHSDYFSTNWAYGTAAYSKGAITLRQLEYIVGVDNLKAGLLSYYNQWRFKHPDMLDFQKVIERQSGIELDWYFDFWVNTTKTIDYGISQVYAKGAKTFVQLERVGEMPMPVDVRVTMKDGKEKWYHISLGLMRGSKPIAKDAKQLTNWPWVYPYYSFELDVPLSDIASIAIDPEEFTADMDRENNVYPMQSSSLELKGVIQE from the coding sequence ATGAAGTATATAAAAGCACTGATCATTCTGTTGCTGCCTGTCATGGCTACAGCACAGGAAAGATGGCAACAAAGAGTAGAGTACAAAATGGAAATTGACATGAATGCTGAGGCCAATCAGTTCACAGGCGTTCAGAAGCTGAAATATTTCAACAACTCTCCAGATACGTTGAGCCGTGTTTACTTTCATCTGTATTACAATGCTTTCCAGCCTGGTAGCATGATGGACGTGCGTAGCAGGACTTTGCCTGATCCAGATCGACGCGTAGGAGATAGGATTTACAAATTGAAGGATGATGAAATTGGTTACCAGAAGATTCAATCTCTGAAACAGGACGGTAAGAAATTGAGCTACACCATAGATGGTACCATCATGATTGTTGATCTCAAAAAGCCGATTTTACCGAACTCTACCACAGAGTTTGATATGAGTTTTGAGGCGCAAGTACCCCTTCAAGTCAGAAGAACCGGTAGAGACAACAGTGAGGGCATCCGTCTATCTATGGCGCAGTGGTATCCCAAAATGGCCGAGTATGACCGCAGTGGCTGGCATACACACCCTTATATAGCGAGAGAATTTTATGCTCCGTGGGGAGATTTTGATGTGAAGATCAGTATTGATAGTGCCTACACTGTCGCAGCAACAGGCTTGCTGCAAAATGCAGATCAAATTGGCAAAGGGTATTCTGATGCTAAATCCTCTGCCAAAAAACTGACTTATCATTTCAAAGCAGAGAATGTACATGATTTTGTATGGGCAGCGGATCAGGATTATGCTCACGACATAGTCAAGATGAGAGATGGTTTGGAGTTCCACTATTTCTATCAGAAGGATACTTTAGTAGAAACTTGGAAAGAGATGCAGACCTACATCCAAAAGGCACTTCCTTTCATTGAGAAGAATTTTGGAGCGTATGCCTATCCGACTTACTCAGTAATCCAAGGTGGTGATGGAGGCATGGAGTATCCCATGGCTACTTTGATTACAGGACATAGAAAGTTGGGTAGTTTGGTAGGTGTGACGGTACATGAGATGATGCACAGTTGGTACCAGATGATGTTGGCTACCAATGAAAGCTATTATGCATGGATGGATGAGGGATTCACGACTTATGCTTCCAACTTGACTGAAGATTATTTGTTTAATCCCCAGTATCCTGCGATGAATCCACATGCAGCTAATATGAAGGGGTATCAACGTTTGGTAGAGGCAGGCAAAGAAGAGCCTATGACTACCCATTCGGATTATTTTAGTACCAACTGGGCTTATGGTACAGCTGCTTATTCTAAAGGAGCAATTACCTTGAGACAATTGGAGTATATAGTAGGCGTGGACAACTTGAAAGCGGGCCTGTTGAGCTACTACAATCAATGGAGATTCAAGCATCCCGACATGTTGGATTTTCAAAAGGTGATCGAAAGGCAAAGTGGAATTGAGTTAGATTGGTATTTTGATTTTTGGGTGAATACCACCAAAACGATCGATTACGGTATCAGTCAAGTGTATGCTAAGGGTGCTAAGACTTTTGTGCAACTAGAGAGAGTAGGAGAGATGCCTATGCCAGTAGATGTCAGGGTTACAATGAAGGACGGAAAGGAGAAATGGTATCATATCTCATTGGGATTGATGAGAGGATCCAAGCCCATCGCGAAAGACGCCAAGCAATTGACCAATTGGCCTTGGGTGTATCCATACTATTCTTTCGAGCTGGATGTTCCATTGTCTGACATTGCAAGCATAGCCATTGACCCAGAAGAGTTTACTGCAGATATGGATCGTGAAAATAATGTTTATCCAATGCAGTCATCAAGCTTAGAATTAAAAGGTGTAATTCAAGAATAA
- a CDS encoding DEAD/DEAH box helicase, translating to MKFKEVGIHSPVLEGVEAMGFENTTPIQAQAIPVILENKDLIACAQTGTGKTAAFLLPTIQQIYDQETHGSIDALVIVPTRELAIQIDQQMQGLGYFVNISSLAIYGGGDGASWDVQKKALVNGANMIIATPGRLIAHMNQGYVDFSKVKHFILDEADRMLDMGFYDDIKKIMEQLPAKRQNLMFSATMAPKMRKMAKEVLNENAVEINIAISKPSEAIVQAAFMVHDHQKLDLIKHLLKAKKLDSVFVFLSKKAEVDRAAAEIKKLGINAEAIHSGLEQTKREEVLREFVNKKINVLVATDVMSRGIDIKGIDMVVNYNVPGDAEDYVHRIGRTGRAEAKGIAFTFVNEEDMFKFSKIEELIEKDIRKVPLPAYIGEGPEYNPKAAYKSKGGGGNKRRFAKKK from the coding sequence TTGAAATTTAAAGAAGTTGGCATCCATAGTCCCGTCCTTGAAGGGGTCGAGGCTATGGGTTTTGAGAACACTACGCCTATCCAAGCACAGGCCATCCCAGTTATATTAGAGAACAAAGACCTTATTGCCTGTGCCCAGACAGGTACAGGAAAGACCGCAGCGTTCCTCTTGCCGACTATTCAGCAAATCTATGACCAAGAAACACATGGGTCCATAGATGCTTTGGTGATCGTGCCTACACGTGAGTTGGCGATACAGATCGATCAACAGATGCAAGGTTTAGGGTATTTTGTGAACATCAGTTCTTTGGCCATTTATGGTGGCGGGGATGGCGCATCATGGGATGTCCAAAAGAAAGCACTGGTCAATGGTGCCAACATGATCATTGCTACACCCGGTCGATTGATCGCTCACATGAACCAAGGGTATGTGGATTTTTCTAAAGTCAAACATTTTATTCTGGACGAGGCAGATCGTATGCTTGACATGGGGTTTTATGATGATATCAAGAAAATCATGGAGCAGTTGCCTGCCAAACGTCAAAACCTCATGTTCTCCGCAACCATGGCGCCTAAGATGCGAAAGATGGCCAAGGAGGTACTCAATGAGAATGCAGTTGAGATCAACATAGCCATATCCAAACCTAGTGAAGCCATCGTCCAGGCAGCATTCATGGTGCATGATCACCAAAAGCTGGATTTGATCAAGCATTTGCTCAAAGCAAAAAAACTGGATAGTGTATTCGTCTTCCTATCCAAAAAAGCAGAAGTAGACAGGGCAGCTGCTGAGATCAAAAAATTGGGGATCAATGCAGAAGCAATTCACTCTGGACTAGAACAAACGAAAAGAGAAGAAGTACTCAGAGAGTTTGTCAACAAGAAGATTAATGTGCTGGTAGCTACAGACGTGATGAGCCGTGGGATTGATATCAAAGGCATTGATATGGTGGTGAACTACAATGTACCAGGAGATGCAGAGGATTATGTACACCGTATCGGTCGTACGGGTAGAGCAGAAGCCAAAGGAATAGCCTTTACCTTCGTCAATGAAGAAGATATGTTTAAGTTCAGCAAGATCGAGGAACTTATAGAAAAAGATATCCGAAAAGTGCCACTCCCAGCCTATATAGGAGAAGGTCCAGAATACAATCCAAAAGCCGCGTATAAGTCCAAAGGTGGAGGAGGAAACAAGCGCCGCTTCGCTAAGAAGAAGTGA
- a CDS encoding helix-turn-helix domain-containing protein, whose protein sequence is MEVAKLNENIKFLRKKFGYTQETFAEAIGIKRSLVGAYEEGRADPRLNNLLRMSELFNVSVHTLISKDVSQLTDEDLHMSSEDGARILSITVDSQDRENIELIPQKASAGYLNGYADPDYIESMPRFQLPMLPQNATYRAFEISGDSMLPLQSGTIIIGKYIDNVSDIKNGKTYVLLSKEEGVVYKRVFNYVGENGMLFLVSDNKAYSPYQVDAKHIIEVWESKAYISINFPDATGNSSDMNISELTAIVANLQNEIVKLKESK, encoded by the coding sequence ATGGAAGTAGCTAAGCTCAATGAGAACATCAAGTTTCTTAGAAAGAAGTTTGGATATACACAGGAGACCTTTGCCGAAGCGATTGGTATCAAACGATCCTTGGTAGGGGCCTACGAAGAGGGCAGGGCTGATCCTCGACTCAACAATCTGTTGCGCATGTCTGAATTATTCAATGTGAGCGTTCATACCTTGATTAGCAAGGATGTGAGTCAATTGACAGATGAAGATTTGCATATGAGTAGTGAGGATGGAGCGAGGATATTGTCCATCACAGTAGATAGCCAGGATAGGGAGAATATAGAGTTGATTCCTCAAAAGGCATCTGCGGGTTATCTTAATGGCTATGCCGATCCTGATTACATAGAGAGCATGCCGCGTTTTCAACTGCCAATGCTGCCACAGAACGCCACCTATCGGGCATTTGAGATTTCTGGCGATTCTATGTTGCCGTTGCAATCTGGTACGATTATCATTGGCAAGTACATAGATAATGTCTCAGATATAAAAAATGGAAAGACTTATGTGCTCCTGAGTAAAGAAGAAGGAGTGGTCTACAAACGAGTCTTCAATTATGTGGGAGAAAATGGGATGTTGTTTCTCGTGTCGGATAACAAAGCATACTCTCCCTATCAAGTAGATGCCAAGCACATCATTGAAGTATGGGAATCTAAGGCTTATATCAGTATCAATTTTCCAGACGCCACTGGCAATAGCTCAGATATGAATATCAGCGAGCTGACTGCCATAGTCGCCAATCTACAAAATGAGATTGTCAAATTGAAGGAGAGTAAATAG
- a CDS encoding OprO/OprP family phosphate-selective porin, with product MRYYILLVALLCMSYIPYAQSFEGSKIGNGIRFVPKDSSFSIQWNTRFQTEYVGVQDLESNDYSDAFTIRRFRIKFKGFLVDPRFGYKIELALANRDQGDFFAENNGAANIVLDAVIKWRFLPNWQLWIGQTKLPGNRERVISSGTLQMVDRSRLNSRYNIDRDQGLQLRHEHKIGQVVLREIGSISSGEGRNVTISNKSGYDYTTRFEFLPFGKFTANGDYFGEDLMREKTPKLSLAASYDYNVGTNRERGQLGYFIFDNNGDPQHSTLATLFADAFFKYNGISLAYEYANKRVANGELSGIGTDGSTIYFYTGHAHNVQGGYLFKNNWSIDARYTVNKPDKYVDEAENRYEIGFSKYIAGHTVKLQANVVYRDRLTSHDQMLYFAQLELGF from the coding sequence ATGCGTTATTACATATTGCTCGTAGCTCTGCTATGTATGAGCTACATCCCCTATGCCCAATCTTTTGAAGGTAGCAAAATTGGCAATGGGATTCGCTTCGTACCTAAGGACTCCTCCTTTAGCATCCAATGGAATACAAGGTTTCAGACAGAATATGTGGGTGTTCAGGATTTAGAAAGCAATGATTACAGTGATGCCTTTACGATTAGGAGGTTTCGAATCAAATTCAAGGGTTTTTTGGTTGATCCAAGATTTGGTTACAAAATAGAGTTGGCACTTGCCAACCGAGATCAAGGTGATTTTTTCGCAGAAAACAATGGTGCAGCCAATATCGTACTCGATGCTGTCATCAAATGGAGATTTCTCCCCAACTGGCAACTATGGATAGGCCAAACCAAACTCCCTGGCAATAGAGAAAGGGTCATTTCGTCTGGTACCCTACAGATGGTAGACCGTAGCAGACTCAATAGCAGATACAACATAGACAGAGATCAAGGGCTTCAATTGCGTCACGAGCACAAAATAGGACAAGTCGTCCTCAGAGAAATCGGCTCTATCTCATCAGGAGAAGGTAGAAACGTAACCATCTCTAATAAATCAGGCTATGATTACACAACCAGATTTGAATTCCTTCCATTTGGCAAATTCACTGCCAATGGAGATTACTTTGGAGAGGATTTGATGAGAGAAAAGACCCCAAAATTATCCTTGGCTGCTAGCTATGATTACAACGTAGGTACCAATAGAGAAAGAGGCCAGCTAGGTTACTTCATATTTGACAACAATGGAGATCCTCAGCACAGCACCTTGGCGACCCTATTTGCTGATGCATTCTTTAAATACAATGGCATCAGTCTCGCCTATGAGTATGCCAACAAACGTGTCGCTAATGGAGAATTGTCTGGAATAGGCACAGATGGTAGCACCATCTACTTCTACACTGGTCACGCGCACAATGTACAAGGCGGATACCTGTTTAAGAACAACTGGAGCATAGATGCTCGATATACAGTCAACAAGCCAGACAAATATGTAGATGAAGCCGAAAACCGTTACGAAATTGGCTTCTCAAAATACATAGCAGGTCACACTGTCAAGCTACAAGCCAACGTCGTGTATAGAGACCGTCTCACCAGCCATGATCAAATGCTCTATTTTGCACAACTGGAGTTAGGGTTTTGA
- a CDS encoding Na/Pi symporter, which produces MGDQKEKKSIGIIKFVLSLGFSLLIFLWSLDLMTTTFQFIGNQTVTSLLDIIANPFVSLFIGLFITAVIQSSSTSTSLIVAIVASGSLSLQNAVPMIMGANIGTTLTSTIVSLSYITNNKEFKNAIATGVMHDFFNIMTVLILFPLEWKYQILSNLSIDITNFFGFESPKSTLTNTVNTGYFRRLNNYILSITAFKPILILLSTACLLGSIKIISKTISNRLIGTTQEKFELVFFKNKFSAFSLGAILTGAIQSSSISTTIIVPLGATGKIKLPKLYPYIIGANVGTTITALIAALNKSEAAMNIALVHFLFNLIGAFVFLLIPGVNRLPIIYAKKFGNMTMQYKIIGFFYVLFIFFVLPLSLIFLDRLL; this is translated from the coding sequence ATGGGAGATCAAAAGGAAAAAAAATCAATCGGTATTATCAAGTTCGTCTTAAGTCTTGGATTTTCGCTCTTGATTTTTTTATGGTCATTGGATCTAATGACCACTACATTTCAATTCATCGGAAATCAAACTGTCACCAGTTTGTTAGATATTATTGCCAATCCTTTTGTCAGTCTGTTTATTGGATTGTTTATCACTGCAGTCATACAGAGCAGCTCGACAAGTACTTCCCTGATCGTAGCGATTGTAGCATCAGGCAGCCTGTCCTTACAAAATGCCGTCCCGATGATCATGGGCGCAAATATTGGTACTACCTTGACCAGTACCATCGTATCACTCAGCTACATCACCAACAACAAGGAATTCAAAAATGCAATCGCTACGGGGGTCATGCACGATTTTTTTAACATCATGACCGTCTTGATACTTTTTCCTCTAGAGTGGAAGTACCAAATATTATCCAATCTATCCATAGACATAACCAACTTTTTCGGATTTGAATCACCCAAGTCAACATTGACAAATACAGTCAATACAGGCTATTTTAGAAGGTTAAACAACTACATCCTGAGTATCACAGCCTTCAAACCGATACTTATCTTGCTCTCTACAGCTTGTCTATTGGGGTCTATCAAAATCATTTCTAAAACCATTTCCAACCGACTGATAGGTACCACACAGGAGAAATTTGAGCTGGTATTTTTCAAGAATAAATTCAGTGCCTTCAGCCTAGGTGCAATCTTGACAGGAGCAATACAGTCTAGCTCCATCTCCACGACGATCATCGTTCCTCTTGGCGCAACAGGCAAAATAAAACTACCCAAACTCTATCCATACATCATAGGTGCCAATGTAGGCACTACCATCACCGCACTCATCGCAGCACTCAACAAATCCGAAGCTGCCATGAACATTGCCTTGGTTCATTTTCTATTCAATCTAATTGGTGCATTTGTATTTTTATTGATCCCTGGCGTGAATAGACTGCCTATTATCTACGCCAAAAAATTTGGAAACATGACTATGCAGTACAAGATCATAGGCTTTTTTTATGTATTGTTTATTTTCTTCGTTCTCCCTCTTTCATTGATCTTTCTTGATAGGCTTTTATAG
- a CDS encoding Na/Pi cotransporter family protein has translation MEYGLFDVLKLVGALGFFIYGMKVMSESIQKVAGDKLRGVMSLITSNRVSGVFTGFLTTAIIQSSSATTVMVVSFVNAGLLKLRQAISVIMGANIGTTITAILILFLGFSKFSISNYALVIIGFGFPLMFAKKANLKYWGEFMIGFALLFMGLDELKHSVPDLKNNPEILAWISSLNEWGFLAIVTAVLIGTVLTVVVQSSSAAMAITLIMCDNGWIPFDMAAAIVLGENIGTTITANLAALVGNVHAKRAARAHLVFNLLGVVWMLLVFHFYINTIDSMMVALSDHGSPLNDTSAVKWGLTYFHISFNIINTLIMIWFVPYIEKLVIKMVPSRDEEDDEFRLEFIGTSLMSTTEIALLEARKELALFGEMIRKMHDFSVELVNSDNPKRIEKLLKKIEKYEQHTDELEVEIDDYLVKVAEGRLSSESSEEIRAMLSITSDLERVADIMMRMSKDASKKTKYKFDFNKEQTKNLNALVGLVGQAIDQVVINLNKSYSDVTPDNAKDIERQINAKTKELNKDYFKKIKEKDFDIRTGVAYRDWIFACEKIGDHLINVTESLSELNED, from the coding sequence GTGGAATACGGTTTATTTGACGTTTTGAAATTGGTGGGAGCACTTGGATTCTTTATCTACGGGATGAAAGTGATGAGTGAATCGATCCAAAAAGTAGCAGGAGACAAGTTGAGAGGAGTGATGAGTTTGATCACGTCCAACAGAGTGAGTGGGGTATTTACCGGTTTTTTGACAACAGCCATTATTCAATCTTCATCAGCCACTACCGTGATGGTAGTGAGTTTTGTCAATGCAGGGTTGCTGAAATTGCGCCAAGCCATCAGTGTGATCATGGGAGCCAATATTGGTACTACGATTACTGCCATATTGATACTTTTTTTAGGTTTTTCCAAGTTTAGCATTTCTAATTATGCCTTGGTAATCATAGGTTTTGGATTTCCTTTGATGTTTGCCAAAAAGGCAAATCTCAAATATTGGGGGGAGTTTATGATTGGTTTTGCTTTGCTATTCATGGGCTTGGACGAATTGAAGCATTCTGTCCCAGATTTGAAAAACAACCCTGAGATCCTAGCGTGGATTTCTTCACTCAATGAGTGGGGGTTTCTAGCAATTGTTACCGCTGTATTGATAGGTACTGTATTAACGGTGGTGGTTCAGTCGTCAAGTGCAGCTATGGCCATCACTTTGATTATGTGTGACAATGGATGGATTCCATTTGATATGGCAGCGGCCATCGTACTAGGAGAAAATATTGGCACTACGATCACAGCCAATTTGGCCGCTTTGGTTGGGAATGTACATGCCAAACGAGCAGCTAGGGCTCACCTAGTTTTCAATTTACTAGGAGTAGTCTGGATGTTGTTGGTTTTTCATTTTTATATTAATACCATAGACTCGATGATGGTGGCGTTGAGCGATCATGGCTCACCTCTCAATGATACTTCGGCAGTCAAGTGGGGTTTGACTTACTTTCATATTAGTTTCAACATCATCAATACATTGATCATGATATGGTTTGTTCCATATATAGAAAAACTGGTGATCAAAATGGTGCCTTCTCGTGATGAGGAAGATGATGAATTCCGTCTTGAATTTATCGGTACTAGTTTGATGAGTACAACGGAGATTGCGCTGTTGGAGGCAAGGAAGGAATTGGCACTTTTTGGAGAGATGATTCGCAAAATGCATGATTTTTCAGTGGAACTGGTCAACTCTGACAATCCAAAGAGAATTGAAAAATTACTCAAGAAGATTGAAAAATATGAACAGCATACCGATGAGTTGGAAGTAGAAATTGATGATTACTTGGTCAAAGTAGCAGAAGGTAGGCTTTCGTCCGAATCTTCTGAAGAAATCAGAGCTATGTTGAGCATCACCAGTGATTTGGAGAGAGTTGCAGATATCATGATGCGAATGTCCAAAGATGCTAGCAAGAAGACCAAATACAAGTTTGACTTCAACAAGGAGCAAACCAAGAACCTGAATGCTTTGGTAGGCTTGGTAGGTCAGGCTATCGATCAGGTGGTGATCAATTTGAACAAGAGTTATTCAGATGTTACACCTGATAATGCCAAGGATATTGAAAGGCAAATCAATGCTAAGACAAAGGAGTTGAACAAAGATTACTTTAAGAAAATTAAAGAAAAGGACTTTGATATTCGTACAGGAGTAGCCTATAGAGATTGGATTTTTGCTTGTGAGAAAATCGGAGACCATTTGATCAATGTCACCGAAAGTCTGTCTGAGTTGAACGAAGATTGA